Proteins from a single region of Streptomyces glaucescens:
- the eccB gene encoding type VII secretion protein EccB has product MASRRDELNAYTFAKRRTLASFLRPSPSGSEEGAPKPLSAVWPGLVVGVVILAVFGAIGLFSPTAPRGWDAPGEHVIVASDSTTRYVVLKTKGEKQLHPVLNMASAKLLLDPDKNSIITVDEKVLDSGRPPHGATIGIPYAPDRLPSAGEAEAAKRWAVCERPGAGGRAIQKAAFVLAEKEWAKTEGRNKLSGGDLMYVVGPDGKSQYVVDARGWAYPLGDPGDKELLKALDTRSRAPQRVSQDWLDTLHKGDPLEIPAIDGTPGAAANASASLGAYDKVGMVIKAYDGTRMQYYVVLPGEVARISEFTATLLLNSGDLVAVGQTGEAQQVSPGAVAESTTFLGDRKWPAYKPRTVNNGTSATSGRNTVCNVLRSVNARTGVTTLATWAGTDFPAQLPTGSSSAYVTPGSGQLYRQFQGQETKAGSVFLVTDTGLRYALQSNSDSATDDKGIGTSAEQRKRQLAEAKIAQTRLGYEKVVPTPVPVAWSRFLPTGPRLSEAAARQPQGS; this is encoded by the coding sequence ATGGCATCACGCCGCGATGAACTCAACGCCTACACCTTCGCGAAGCGTCGCACACTCGCGTCGTTCCTGCGGCCTTCGCCGTCGGGCTCGGAGGAGGGCGCACCGAAGCCGTTGAGCGCGGTGTGGCCCGGCCTGGTCGTCGGCGTGGTGATCCTCGCGGTGTTCGGCGCCATCGGCCTGTTCAGCCCCACCGCGCCGCGCGGCTGGGACGCCCCGGGCGAACACGTCATCGTCGCCAGCGACTCGACCACCCGCTACGTCGTCCTGAAGACGAAGGGCGAGAAGCAGCTGCACCCGGTGCTCAACATGGCGTCCGCCAAGCTGCTGCTCGACCCGGACAAGAACAGCATCATCACGGTCGACGAGAAGGTCCTCGACAGCGGCAGGCCCCCGCACGGCGCCACCATCGGCATCCCGTACGCCCCCGACCGGCTCCCCTCGGCGGGCGAGGCGGAGGCGGCCAAGCGCTGGGCGGTCTGCGAGCGCCCGGGCGCCGGTGGCCGGGCCATCCAGAAGGCGGCCTTCGTGCTCGCCGAGAAGGAGTGGGCGAAGACCGAGGGCCGCAACAAGCTCTCCGGCGGCGACCTGATGTACGTCGTCGGCCCGGACGGCAAGAGCCAGTACGTCGTCGACGCGCGCGGCTGGGCCTACCCGCTCGGCGACCCCGGCGACAAGGAACTCCTCAAGGCCCTCGACACCCGCAGCCGCGCCCCGCAGCGCGTCTCCCAGGACTGGCTCGACACCCTGCACAAGGGCGACCCGCTGGAGATCCCGGCCATCGACGGAACGCCCGGTGCCGCGGCGAACGCCTCCGCCAGCCTCGGCGCGTACGACAAGGTCGGCATGGTCATCAAGGCGTACGACGGCACGCGCATGCAGTACTACGTCGTCCTGCCCGGCGAGGTGGCCCGCATCAGCGAGTTCACCGCCACCCTGCTGCTGAACAGCGGCGACCTCGTCGCCGTCGGCCAGACCGGCGAGGCCCAGCAGGTCAGCCCCGGCGCGGTCGCCGAGAGCACCACCTTCCTCGGCGACAGGAAGTGGCCGGCGTACAAGCCGAGGACGGTCAACAACGGCACCAGCGCCACCAGCGGCCGCAACACCGTCTGCAACGTGCTGCGTTCGGTGAACGCCAGGACCGGAGTCACCACCCTGGCCACCTGGGCGGGCACCGACTTCCCCGCGCAGCTGCCCACCGGCTCCTCCAGCGCCTACGTCACGCCCGGCTCCGGCCAGCTCTACCGCCAGTTCCAGGGGCAGGAGACCAAGGCGGGCAGCGTCTTCCTGGTCACCGACACCGGCCTGCGCTACGCGCTCCAGTCCAACAGCGACAGCGCCACCGACGACAAGGGCATCGGCACCTCCGCCGAGCAGCGCAAGCGGCAGCTGGCCGAAGCGAAGATCGCCCAGACCCGGCTCGGCTACGAGAAGGTCGTCCCCACGCCCGTCCCCGTGGCCTGGTCGAGGTTCCTTCCCACCGGCCCGCGTCTGTCCGAGGCGGCGGCGCGGCAGCCGCAGGGCTCGTGA
- the mycP gene encoding type VII secretion-associated serine protease mycosin, with protein sequence MLKAADTRTRGRSRTVLAALLATTALTATTQLALPAPMARADDSGQCTFPSKKYEGRPWALQRVNLDELWAQSKGEGVRVAVIDTGVDVKNPQLTQAVDVSRGKNFLPAKNKKGEEIERGNASGTTDTVGHGTRVAGIIAARPAKGTGFVGLAPEATIIPIKQNDAEGNGTAVTLAEAIRYAVDAGADVINISQDTANAIRPDGRLEQAVRQALDRDVVVVASAGNDGLGGNVKVTYPASYEGVLAVASSDRNNERAPFSQSGEFVGVAAPGVDMISTVPGNGHCSDNGTSFSAPYVAGVAALLKAKYPKWTARQIVAQIEQTAERTIPGHDRLVGWGVVDPVKALTDVDPANPVESPRPERNLTGAQAPSVDPVHFGETADERNVRLGTYVVVGGLVLAAGLSGTAIAVRDARRRRGLRGGPAC encoded by the coding sequence ATGCTGAAGGCAGCCGACACCAGGACCAGGGGCCGCAGCCGCACGGTGCTGGCGGCCCTGCTCGCCACCACCGCCCTCACGGCGACGACGCAACTCGCCCTCCCCGCCCCCATGGCGCGGGCGGACGACAGCGGCCAGTGCACGTTCCCGTCGAAGAAGTACGAGGGCCGCCCCTGGGCCCTGCAACGCGTCAACCTCGACGAACTGTGGGCCCAGTCGAAGGGCGAGGGAGTCCGGGTCGCGGTCATCGACACCGGCGTCGACGTCAAGAACCCCCAGCTCACCCAGGCCGTCGACGTCTCCAGGGGCAAGAACTTCCTGCCCGCGAAGAACAAGAAGGGCGAGGAGATCGAACGCGGCAACGCCAGCGGTACGACCGACACCGTCGGCCACGGCACTCGCGTCGCCGGCATCATCGCCGCCCGCCCCGCGAAGGGCACCGGCTTCGTCGGCCTGGCCCCCGAGGCCACCATCATCCCGATCAAGCAGAACGACGCGGAGGGCAACGGAACGGCGGTGACCCTCGCCGAGGCCATCCGCTACGCGGTGGACGCGGGCGCCGACGTCATCAACATCTCCCAGGACACCGCCAACGCGATCAGACCCGACGGCCGCCTGGAACAGGCCGTGCGGCAGGCCCTCGACCGCGACGTCGTCGTCGTCGCCTCGGCCGGCAACGACGGCCTCGGCGGCAACGTCAAGGTCACCTACCCGGCGTCCTACGAAGGCGTCCTCGCCGTGGCCTCCTCCGACCGCAACAACGAACGCGCCCCCTTCTCCCAGTCGGGCGAGTTCGTGGGCGTCGCCGCCCCCGGCGTCGACATGATCTCCACCGTCCCCGGCAACGGCCACTGCTCCGACAACGGCACCAGCTTCTCCGCCCCCTACGTCGCCGGCGTGGCCGCCCTGCTGAAGGCCAAGTACCCCAAGTGGACGGCCCGGCAGATCGTCGCGCAGATCGAGCAGACCGCGGAACGCACCATCCCCGGCCACGACCGCCTGGTCGGCTGGGGCGTCGTCGACCCGGTCAAGGCCCTGACGGACGTCGACCCGGCCAACCCCGTCGAGTCACCCCGCCCCGAACGCAACCTCACCGGCGCGCAGGCCCCCTCGGTCGACCCGGTGCACTTCGGGGAGACGGCCGACGAACGCAACGTCCGCCTGGGCACCTACGTGGTCGTCGGCGGCCTGGTCCTCGCGGCGGGACTGAGCGGCACGGCGATCGCCGTACGGGACGCCCGCCGCCGGCGGGGCCTGCGAGGAGGTCCGGCATGCTGA